A single genomic interval of Legionella israelensis harbors:
- the coxB gene encoding cytochrome c oxidase subunit II, with protein sequence MLDPAGPAALLVSKLWWGMFIFFSLVFIVVCILWFYAMRSRDKEANKNEVERLSRYFIIGGGILLPTISISLVLLFGVPIGHSMLPLPGNQKILRINVTGHQWFWEVHYPDAGITLINELHLPLNQPIDIYATSHDVIHSFWVPRLNGKIDMIPGHTNILRIQATKPGHFRGQCAEFCGLWHARMLLDVEVHSHDEFNAWLKRQQASIVLSDRQNLDQQLLRRMHNE encoded by the coding sequence ATGTTGGATCCTGCCGGGCCAGCAGCGTTGCTGGTTTCAAAATTATGGTGGGGGATGTTTATTTTTTTTAGTTTGGTGTTTATTGTCGTTTGTATCTTATGGTTTTATGCTATGCGATCTCGTGATAAAGAAGCAAATAAAAACGAGGTTGAACGATTAAGTCGATACTTTATTATAGGTGGAGGTATTTTGCTGCCGACCATCAGTATTTCGCTAGTGCTTCTTTTCGGTGTTCCTATAGGACACAGCATGTTGCCTTTGCCGGGAAATCAAAAAATCCTGCGAATTAATGTGACAGGGCATCAGTGGTTTTGGGAAGTTCATTATCCTGATGCAGGAATAACCTTGATCAACGAATTACATTTGCCACTTAACCAACCTATTGATATCTATGCCACGAGCCATGATGTTATCCATTCTTTTTGGGTACCGCGCTTGAATGGCAAGATTGATATGATCCCGGGGCATACCAATATTTTGCGAATTCAAGCAACTAAACCTGGACATTTTCGCGGACAGTGTGCTGAGTTTTGCGGTCTATGGCATGCGCGTATGCTGCTCGATGTAGAAGTTCATTCTCATGATGAGTTTAATGCCTGGTTGAAGCGTCAGCAGGCATCTATTGTTTTATCTGACCGTCAGAACCTTGATCAGCAATTATTGAGACGAATGCATAATGAGTAA
- a CDS encoding cytochrome c oxidase assembly protein — MKKQNLILCTLSLMVIFPSLSFAHDPFASGKSSQLPIVLSAILLLCIWIFYTIGAWKNWPGLKKWSIFQLATLIIIGTIFGPLDEWAETNTAAHMTQHMLMMVVIAPLWVLAQPLPQLSIASNRVAVLFFLPFFRILHYPMLAAALHAVMIWFWHAPKPYLLALNNSWWHVVEHACFIVTAGLFWWAVLRSTKYTTVKAFLALLFTLMHTGFLGALLTFAHISLYGHHRSLQSQQLAGLIMWVAGGIPYLLAVFWCSQRWFRHINS; from the coding sequence ATGAAAAAGCAAAATCTCATATTATGCACATTATCTTTGATGGTGATTTTTCCTTCTTTAAGCTTCGCACATGATCCGTTTGCCTCTGGTAAATCCTCGCAATTACCCATTGTTTTGAGTGCGATATTGTTATTGTGTATATGGATATTTTATACAATTGGGGCTTGGAAAAATTGGCCGGGTTTAAAAAAGTGGAGCATATTTCAGTTGGCAACGCTAATTATTATAGGGACTATTTTTGGTCCTCTGGATGAATGGGCTGAAACGAACACAGCGGCTCACATGACACAGCATATGTTAATGATGGTGGTTATTGCGCCGTTGTGGGTTCTGGCGCAACCCTTGCCTCAATTATCGATAGCCAGCAATCGAGTAGCAGTGCTATTTTTCCTTCCTTTCTTTCGCATCCTTCATTATCCAATGTTGGCGGCAGCTTTGCATGCCGTCATGATCTGGTTCTGGCATGCACCAAAGCCGTATCTTCTTGCGCTGAACAATTCTTGGTGGCATGTGGTTGAACACGCTTGTTTTATAGTCACTGCTGGCTTATTTTGGTGGGCAGTGCTTCGTAGCACAAAATATACAACCGTTAAAGCTTTTCTTGCTTTGCTCTTCACTTTAATGCATACCGGTTTTCTTGGTGCTTTATTGACCTTTGCGCATATTTCCTTATATGGTCATCATCGCTCGCTTCAAAGCCAGCAACTTGCAGGTTTAATCATGTGGGTTGCTGGTGGTATACCCTATCTGTTGGCTGTATTCTGGTGTAGTCAGCGCTGGTTTCGCCATATTAACAGCTAA
- a CDS encoding CopD family protein: MRWLLLLHIAAMLCWCGVLIYLPALISGIAAQRINLQGEQVHLPRMIFNLILTPMALVAIISGTLVFAIKQIITFWLVIKLTLVVGLVICHTFNGWLILKMEKGAGKRLNVLCFLCGITSLILITSIISLVLAKPRLGVIL; encoded by the coding sequence ATGCGTTGGTTATTGTTGTTGCATATAGCAGCAATGCTCTGTTGGTGCGGAGTTTTGATTTATTTACCTGCTCTTATATCTGGCATAGCTGCTCAGCGCATTAATCTACAGGGTGAGCAAGTCCACTTACCAAGAATGATTTTCAATCTTATCCTTACCCCCATGGCTTTAGTAGCAATAATTTCAGGAACCCTTGTATTTGCAATAAAACAAATCATTACTTTTTGGCTGGTCATTAAGCTAACTCTAGTTGTAGGTCTGGTGATATGTCATACCTTTAATGGTTGGTTAATTTTAAAAATGGAGAAGGGGGCAGGAAAAAGATTGAATGTTCTCTGTTTTCTTTGTGGGATAACTTCGTTGATTTTAATAACGTCTATTATTTCGCTGGTATTAGCAAAACCTCGTTTGGGAGTCATATTATGA
- a CDS encoding monovalent cation/H+ antiporter complex subunit F, producing MSILFGLSCVFIIFSMIFCFIRLFIGPDLSDRVIAMDLLTNILIASVILFSLVVQETVYIDFIILVGLVMFLSISMYAYYLEKQ from the coding sequence ATGAGCATCCTGTTTGGGCTATCCTGCGTATTTATTATTTTTTCAATGATTTTTTGTTTTATTCGTCTCTTTATAGGGCCAGATTTGTCCGATCGGGTAATAGCCATGGACTTGTTAACAAATATACTTATAGCTTCCGTGATTTTATTCAGTTTGGTCGTTCAGGAAACCGTGTATATTGACTTTATCATACTGGTGGGACTAGTGATGTTTTTAAGTATTTCTATGTATGCCTATTACCTGGAAAAACAATGA
- the mnhG gene encoding monovalent cation/H(+) antiporter subunit G codes for MVSDVFLLTGAIFIFIAALGIMRMPDLFLRMHAAAKAGTLGVSLMLIAEAIHFSSWSVILKVIMVIIFLFLSAPVGFHLIGRASYRHGVFLDQATKKEEKTENYK; via the coding sequence GTGGTTAGTGATGTATTTTTGCTGACAGGAGCAATATTTATATTTATCGCAGCTTTAGGAATTATGCGTATGCCGGATTTATTTTTAAGGATGCATGCGGCAGCAAAGGCAGGAACATTAGGAGTCAGTTTAATGCTGATTGCCGAGGCGATTCATTTTTCCAGTTGGTCAGTCATTTTAAAAGTAATTATGGTCATCATTTTTCTGTTTTTATCAGCACCGGTAGGTTTCCATCTCATTGGAAGGGCAAGTTATCGGCACGGGGTTTTCTTGGATCAAGCAACAAAAAAAGAAGAGAAAACTGAGAATTACAAATAA
- a CDS encoding Na+/H+ antiporter subunit E, translating to MPGGGYLIRFFSLLYFIIFVIYEIIIASFRVARSILLPRYQWQPALIDFPLSCTNDIQITFLANVISLTPGTLTLEISRDKKNMLLHVMFFSDKQRLISDIKRKFEHPIMRIWP from the coding sequence ATGCCTGGAGGTGGTTATTTGATACGATTTTTCTCTTTATTGTATTTCATTATTTTTGTTATTTATGAAATCATAATCGCTAGCTTTCGAGTAGCCAGATCCATTTTGCTACCGCGATATCAATGGCAGCCGGCGTTAATCGATTTTCCTTTGAGTTGTACAAATGATATCCAAATTACTTTTCTGGCGAACGTCATTTCATTAACTCCTGGAACTTTAACGTTGGAAATATCAAGGGATAAAAAAAATATGTTATTACATGTGATGTTTTTTTCGGACAAGCAACGGTTGATTAGCGACATAAAGCGAAAATTTGAACATCCCATAATGAGGATTTGGCCATGA
- a CDS encoding DUF2231 domain-containing protein, with product MSQEPIISRMSIAGHPIHPMLIHFPVAALLGLMATDCVYIYTKDFFWARAGFWLAVVGTLGGALSGLIGLIDLITVARIRRLISGWCHAIFAITMLSLATFNWLLRMPDPAVNIFPAGIYMSFLTTFLIFLTSIMGGQLVYEYGVGVDIKS from the coding sequence ATGTCTCAAGAACCTATTATCAGTCGAATGTCTATTGCCGGACATCCTATACATCCGATGCTGATCCATTTTCCTGTTGCGGCATTGCTTGGTCTGATGGCCACCGACTGTGTCTACATTTACACAAAAGATTTTTTCTGGGCCAGAGCCGGTTTCTGGTTGGCAGTTGTTGGCACATTGGGTGGGGCTCTCTCTGGACTGATTGGTTTGATTGACCTGATCACTGTCGCTCGTATCCGTCGGCTGATTAGCGGATGGTGCCATGCTATTTTTGCGATAACCATGCTCTCGCTGGCAACGTTCAACTGGCTGTTGCGTATGCCAGATCCTGCAGTAAATATCTTCCCGGCGGGAATTTACATGTCCTTTCTGACCACTTTTCTGATTTTTCTTACGAGCATCATGGGAGGTCAACTTGTTTATGAATACGGCGTGGGTGTTGATATAAAATCCTGA
- the ctaD gene encoding cytochrome c oxidase subunit I has protein sequence MSKISKVDQLHKHDEFNKVWGNPRGWRALTIVNHTTIGIRFIITAAVFFLIGGVLAMVMRTQLALPEQSIISSELYNQLFTMHGTIMMFLFAVPMMEGLAIYLVPKMIGSRDLVFPRVSVLGYFCFLFGGLLLVSSLILEIAPNTGWFMYTPLTSAVYSPGKNADFWLLGVTFVEISAIVTGIELVVSIIRTRTSKMTLDKMPLYCWYVLVMAIMIIFGFPPLILGSILLELERALNIPFFDISRGGDPILWQHLFWLFGHPDVYIIFLPAAGIVSTILPVFARRAMVGYRWIVLAVITTGFISFGVWVHHMFTVGIPKLAQAFFSVASMLVAIPTGIQLFAWLTTLFAGRPVFRVPMLWITGFLIIFVAGGLTGVMLALVPFDWQVHDTHFVVAHLHYVMIGSMFFPLIAGLYYWMPHFSGRMPSESLAKWAFWLTFIGFNVTFLIMHWTGLLGMPRRIYTYDANLGWDWPNFISSVGSFVMAAGIAMILIDLFIHFRYGRPCGRNPWNADTLEWATGTPPNPYNFISLPDCPTRHPLWENPDLQQTIAEGKHALAVASHGRRETWGTDPVTGRVREIIHLPGNTWLPFLASGFLAVIFISLLLRYYLFTCFAFIIFLGIVLRWSWENGAHPKAAPDAKKAPGDPPLHSRTFDGPGLWGMGISLLADAALFMSLLFGWFYLWTAAPHWKIPNNVNLSNVLLLGNGFLLTLSAFWFNRVIKKVRKREIKFLQVNLWSISFLALIQSAMLLWVLVNSGLKPTALAHDGVILVMLLYQIIHTVLAMIMTVMLALRVAYGYIGKKAPYEPIVVEQWWFYTLAIFWVIYVAVILFPMSWGA, from the coding sequence ATGAGTAAGATAAGTAAAGTAGATCAACTGCATAAACATGATGAATTCAACAAAGTCTGGGGTAACCCAAGAGGGTGGCGGGCATTAACCATTGTTAATCATACGACCATTGGCATCCGTTTTATCATTACTGCGGCCGTCTTCTTTTTAATTGGTGGTGTCTTAGCGATGGTCATGCGCACACAGCTCGCTCTTCCTGAACAGAGTATCATTTCTTCCGAACTTTATAATCAACTGTTCACTATGCATGGAACAATAATGATGTTTCTTTTTGCTGTTCCAATGATGGAAGGATTGGCTATTTATCTTGTCCCGAAAATGATTGGTTCTAGAGATCTGGTGTTTCCCCGTGTAAGTGTTTTGGGATACTTTTGTTTTTTATTTGGTGGCTTGCTTTTAGTAAGTAGTCTTATTCTCGAGATTGCTCCTAATACTGGCTGGTTTATGTATACGCCTTTAACAAGTGCGGTGTATTCTCCTGGAAAAAACGCTGATTTTTGGTTGCTGGGCGTCACGTTTGTGGAAATTTCTGCCATTGTGACTGGTATTGAGCTCGTGGTTTCCATTATACGTACACGGACTTCCAAAATGACATTAGACAAAATGCCTCTTTATTGCTGGTATGTTTTGGTCATGGCCATCATGATCATTTTTGGTTTTCCTCCCTTAATTCTTGGCAGTATTCTGCTTGAACTTGAGAGGGCATTAAATATTCCTTTTTTTGATATTAGCCGCGGCGGGGATCCTATTCTTTGGCAACATTTATTCTGGTTGTTTGGTCATCCAGATGTTTATATTATTTTTTTGCCCGCTGCCGGGATCGTTTCAACCATACTTCCTGTTTTTGCTCGTCGCGCAATGGTAGGTTATCGATGGATTGTTCTTGCTGTAATAACCACTGGCTTTATCAGTTTTGGTGTATGGGTGCACCATATGTTCACAGTAGGAATTCCAAAATTGGCCCAGGCATTTTTTTCAGTTGCGAGCATGTTGGTAGCCATTCCTACGGGAATTCAATTGTTTGCCTGGTTGACAACGCTTTTCGCCGGACGTCCGGTTTTTCGTGTCCCTATGCTTTGGATCACTGGATTTTTAATCATCTTTGTCGCTGGCGGATTAACCGGTGTTATGTTGGCGCTAGTGCCTTTCGATTGGCAGGTGCATGACACGCACTTTGTCGTTGCTCATCTTCATTATGTCATGATAGGGAGCATGTTTTTTCCTTTAATTGCAGGGCTTTATTATTGGATGCCACATTTTTCTGGTCGCATGCCCTCAGAGTCACTTGCGAAATGGGCTTTTTGGTTAACGTTCATTGGTTTTAATGTGACCTTTTTAATTATGCATTGGACAGGGTTGCTTGGTATGCCGCGACGAATTTACACCTATGATGCAAATTTGGGCTGGGACTGGCCAAACTTCATTTCATCGGTAGGATCTTTTGTGATGGCAGCTGGTATTGCAATGATTTTAATTGATTTGTTTATTCATTTTCGTTATGGGAGACCTTGCGGCAGAAATCCATGGAATGCCGATACTCTTGAGTGGGCTACAGGCACACCTCCCAATCCATATAATTTTATCAGTTTGCCAGATTGTCCTACCCGCCATCCACTCTGGGAGAACCCAGATCTTCAACAAACCATTGCTGAAGGCAAACACGCTCTGGCTGTAGCCAGCCACGGGCGTCGTGAAACCTGGGGAACCGATCCGGTTACTGGGCGTGTTCGTGAGATCATTCATCTTCCAGGGAATACTTGGTTGCCATTTTTGGCTTCCGGTTTTTTGGCAGTCATTTTTATTTCCCTGCTTTTGCGATATTATTTATTTACATGTTTTGCTTTTATAATTTTCCTTGGGATTGTATTGCGTTGGTCATGGGAAAATGGCGCTCATCCTAAAGCTGCGCCAGATGCAAAAAAAGCACCTGGTGACCCACCTTTACATTCCCGTACTTTTGATGGACCTGGACTTTGGGGTATGGGTATTAGTTTGCTTGCTGACGCTGCCTTGTTTATGTCCTTATTGTTCGGATGGTTTTATTTATGGACGGCGGCTCCTCACTGGAAAATACCCAATAATGTGAACCTTTCCAATGTTTTATTACTTGGGAATGGTTTTTTACTGACCCTATCTGCCTTCTGGTTTAACCGAGTTATCAAGAAAGTACGAAAGCGTGAAATTAAATTTCTGCAGGTAAACCTCTGGAGCATCAGTTTTCTAGCCCTTATTCAATCTGCCATGTTGTTATGGGTATTGGTAAATTCTGGTTTAAAACCCACAGCATTAGCCCATGATGGAGTTATCCTGGTCATGCTTTTATATCAAATTATTCACACTGTTTTGGCTATGATTATGACAGTAATGTTAGCCCTGCGTGTCGCTTATGGTTATATAGGTAAAAAAGCGCCTTATGAGCCTATTGTGGTTGAGCAATGGTGGTTTTACACATTGGCTATCTTCTGGGTTATATATGTCGCTGTTATCTTATTTCCCATGTCCTGGGGGGCATAA
- a CDS encoding universal stress protein codes for MHQFTNILFVSHGISDETAVLKETIKLAIDNEARLSVLIVCPDFPKRLKDYVQPYEQTLKDHLNENIKAAISELNLNKKKPDIAIHVESGKTPDIRIIRHVLRHSHDLLVKEIESSDNAKGFKALDMELLRKCPCALFLHRPSKHAYNKLHVAVAIDPFEEDQAGLDLTIELLQISHSLAKQYTGKLSIFSCWSFALEGYVRGNPWLKITPEEIDNLLAEEKESHKKAIKEQIKAAKIKDNYTIVQLKGQPEYLIPKEIEHKKIDILVMGTVARTGISGFIIGNTAENILQRINCSLLALKPQGFTSPVKAYE; via the coding sequence ATGCATCAATTTACAAATATCCTCTTTGTAAGCCATGGTATCAGCGATGAAACAGCCGTCTTAAAGGAAACCATCAAGCTGGCAATAGATAATGAAGCCAGATTAAGCGTACTCATCGTATGTCCGGATTTTCCAAAAAGATTAAAAGATTATGTGCAACCTTATGAACAGACGCTTAAAGACCATTTAAATGAAAATATAAAGGCCGCCATTTCTGAATTAAATCTAAACAAGAAAAAGCCAGACATCGCTATTCATGTAGAATCAGGCAAGACCCCCGATATTCGAATTATTCGTCATGTATTACGTCATTCGCATGATTTGTTAGTTAAAGAAATAGAAAGTAGCGATAATGCAAAAGGTTTTAAAGCACTGGATATGGAGTTATTACGTAAATGCCCATGTGCTTTATTTCTTCATCGCCCTTCAAAACATGCTTATAACAAATTGCATGTGGCCGTGGCCATTGATCCTTTTGAAGAGGATCAAGCAGGGCTTGATCTAACCATTGAACTTTTACAAATTTCCCATTCCCTTGCAAAACAGTACACCGGAAAATTAAGTATTTTCTCTTGCTGGAGTTTTGCTCTGGAAGGTTATGTAAGAGGAAATCCCTGGTTAAAAATAACTCCTGAAGAAATCGATAACCTGCTCGCTGAAGAAAAAGAATCGCATAAAAAAGCAATAAAAGAACAGATTAAAGCAGCAAAAATCAAAGATAACTATACCATCGTTCAACTCAAAGGACAGCCGGAATATCTTATTCCTAAAGAAATTGAGCATAAAAAAATTGATATACTGGTTATGGGAACAGTTGCCCGTACGGGAATTAGCGGTTTTATCATTGGCAATACGGCAGAAAATATTCTACAAAGAATTAATTGTTCCTTATTGGCATTAAAACCACAAGGATTTACTTCTCCAGTGAAAGCTTATGAATAA